One Brumimicrobium sp. DNA window includes the following coding sequences:
- a CDS encoding tetratricopeptide repeat protein produces MKRLHLLFFFILIALGLNAQGDVSSWKNELKKWENKSGIEADTNLINIYHQLAEQSLINNPDTALVYYTKSLFYSNKHNIKSKEAKNLNGIGKAYFLKSDFNKSLDFYYKALKVNEEIGDKEGQAANMGNIALVQRQLGNKKGTLEYHLKALEIYEETGNKSGQAANLSNIGIYYRDKKDYLKALEYYSLSLNINEEINNISGIGTNIGNIAIIYDLLGDFEKSEEYYSKALDINRQTGNNRGLAINLTNLGKLYNKQKLYNKAEDVTLQALVIAKDLGDKLLISSVYDNLSDTYVHLNKHKEAYNAFQQYILYTDSVLNDENQKASIEKEMQYEFDKKEALQKAEQEKKDALNAEKSEKQVLQRNSFIIGFVLLLLLTIIVLRSYRNKMKDNEIISQQKKEVEIQKQLVEEKNHEITDSITYAKRIQSAMLPPLHLIKKIFPYSFVLFKPKDIVAGDFYWFQEKEDKLLFAIVDCTEHGVPGAMVSVVCNHALNRSIREYNLTDPGEILNKMNELLLQEFKKDESLINEGINISLCLLQNNQLTWSGANIPLWIIQKGIPQIEEYAPAKQVIGKHSNSLPFETHTIQLKEGDSIYTFTNGYTGQKGGDEGKELSSEQLREYLLDIQHHEMEVQKEILSKKFEKWKNMYEQTDDVCLIGIRL; encoded by the coding sequence ATGAAACGTCTTCATTTACTTTTCTTCTTTATTCTAATTGCACTTGGGTTAAATGCTCAAGGAGATGTTAGCTCTTGGAAAAATGAATTAAAGAAATGGGAAAACAAATCTGGAATTGAAGCTGATACAAACCTAATTAATATATACCATCAACTTGCCGAACAGAGTTTAATAAATAATCCGGATACTGCTCTTGTTTATTATACAAAGAGTCTGTTTTATTCCAATAAACATAACATTAAATCAAAAGAAGCAAAAAATTTAAATGGTATAGGAAAAGCATATTTCTTAAAAAGTGATTTTAATAAATCACTTGACTTTTATTATAAAGCCTTAAAGGTTAATGAAGAAATAGGAGATAAAGAAGGTCAGGCTGCTAATATGGGAAATATTGCTTTAGTACAAAGACAACTTGGAAATAAGAAGGGTACTTTAGAATATCACTTGAAAGCTCTTGAAATATATGAAGAGACAGGAAATAAGTCTGGACAAGCCGCAAATCTTAGTAATATTGGAATCTATTATAGAGATAAGAAAGATTATCTAAAAGCTCTTGAGTATTATTCTCTTTCTTTAAATATCAACGAGGAGATTAATAATATATCTGGGATTGGAACTAACATTGGAAACATTGCTATTATTTATGACTTATTAGGTGATTTCGAAAAATCAGAAGAATATTACAGTAAAGCTTTAGATATTAATCGTCAGACAGGAAATAATAGAGGACTAGCCATTAATTTAACCAACCTAGGTAAACTATACAACAAACAAAAGCTTTACAACAAGGCAGAAGACGTTACTCTACAGGCTTTGGTAATTGCTAAAGATCTTGGAGATAAATTATTAATTAGTAGCGTATATGATAATTTATCAGATACTTATGTGCATCTGAACAAACATAAAGAAGCATATAATGCTTTTCAACAATATATATTGTACACTGACAGTGTTTTAAATGATGAAAATCAGAAAGCAAGTATAGAAAAGGAGATGCAATATGAGTTCGATAAGAAAGAGGCTCTACAGAAGGCTGAACAAGAAAAAAAAGATGCTTTAAATGCTGAAAAATCAGAGAAACAAGTGTTGCAACGTAATAGTTTTATTATTGGATTTGTACTTCTGCTTTTACTAACAATAATTGTATTACGAAGTTATCGAAATAAGATGAAAGATAACGAAATAATTAGTCAACAGAAGAAAGAAGTAGAGATTCAGAAACAATTAGTCGAAGAGAAAAATCACGAAATTACGGACAGTATAACCTATGCTAAAAGAATACAATCTGCTATGCTCCCTCCTCTCCATCTTATCAAAAAAATCTTCCCCTATTCATTTGTTTTATTTAAACCAAAAGATATTGTAGCAGGCGATTTTTATTGGTTTCAAGAGAAAGAGGATAAACTCTTATTTGCTATCGTAGATTGTACAGAACACGGTGTGCCAGGAGCTATGGTTAGCGTTGTATGCAATCATGCATTAAATAGAAGTATTCGAGAATATAATTTAACTGATCCCGGAGAAATCTTAAACAAAATGAACGAACTACTTCTTCAAGAGTTTAAGAAAGATGAAAGTTTAATAAATGAAGGAATCAATATTTCACTTTGTTTACTCCAAAACAATCAATTAACTTGGTCTGGGGCAAATATTCCTCTTTGGATTATTCAGAAGGGGATTCCCCAAATAGAAGAATATGCACCCGCAAAACAAGTTATTGGAAAACATTCCAACTCCTTGCCATTTGAGACACATACCATTCAATTAAAGGAAGGTGATAGTATTTACACTTTTACAAATGGATACACTGGTCAAAAAGGTGGTGATGAAGGGAAAGAATTATCATCAGAACAGTTACGTGAATATCTACTTGATATACAGCATCATGAAATGGAAGTTCAAAAAGAGATACTTTCCAAAAAATTTGAGAAATGGAAAAACATGTATGAACAAACAGATGATGTATGCTTGATAGGAATACGGCTATAA
- a CDS encoding sulfatase-like hydrolase/transferase, whose amino-acid sequence MNIWLRILRNFAFLLLFWILVFDFQRILFSIHNLDRLSGTSFWEWIQVFFQSIRLDITTGSLLSAIPLILITVYSLFPKRILIYLFKLFIIIELLLVVFIHSGEINAYAEWNSKLSARVFVHLINPDEVFRTADYSMTIWFVVYSILEIIFGIKILNWLFKQIPEQPKISWKLKTVILIPILPLLLGFYFLFARGGWQQIPINIDAAYYSKNYVLNDVSVNSPYFFGKSFILYRRSNIGEFLSNYKESEIEQILHDFYTYDKTSEIEILNTKKPNIIFLILESWTAKVSNRITGEPGASPEFDSLSKEGILFTNIYSTSTTSEVGNSSIFSGYPALPEIFITMQPAKHRKLTALNQTLKPLGYTAGFYFSGDLKYGNIGSYFNDHGFERIHDESDFPTGYRKGKLNYYDEDLFKLFLHEINQQKEPFLECAFTGSTHSPYDCPAPRKAKWKGKEADFMNSVLYADECISDFIKNASKEPWYQNTLFVIVADHGHASPYETNPNSSEFYHIPLLFYGPALKDEVKGLVIDKIGSQSDIAQTLLQQLNIQTDDYPWSKNLLSAETPPYALHATTRGFGWVSPRGKFTFHLDYQKYLTNTFESEEALSEERKRCDALMQLLYKQYLDL is encoded by the coding sequence ATGAATATCTGGTTGAGAATACTACGCAATTTTGCCTTCCTTCTTCTTTTTTGGATATTAGTTTTTGACTTTCAACGTATTCTTTTTTCTATTCATAATCTAGATAGACTCTCAGGTACTAGCTTTTGGGAATGGATTCAAGTATTTTTCCAATCTATTCGCTTGGATATTACTACTGGAAGTTTACTCAGTGCTATTCCACTTATTCTAATTACGGTTTACTCGCTATTTCCTAAAAGAATATTAATTTACTTATTTAAGCTCTTCATAATCATTGAATTATTACTTGTTGTATTTATTCATTCCGGAGAAATAAATGCGTATGCAGAGTGGAATTCAAAACTAAGCGCCCGGGTATTTGTGCACCTCATCAATCCTGATGAAGTATTTAGAACAGCTGATTATAGTATGACTATTTGGTTTGTTGTCTATAGTATTTTAGAAATTATTTTTGGAATTAAAATACTTAATTGGCTATTTAAACAAATCCCCGAGCAGCCAAAGATATCTTGGAAGCTAAAGACTGTCATTCTCATACCTATTTTACCTCTATTACTTGGATTTTATTTTCTATTTGCGCGAGGTGGTTGGCAACAGATACCCATTAATATTGATGCAGCCTATTATTCCAAGAATTATGTTCTCAATGATGTCTCGGTAAATTCTCCTTATTTCTTTGGGAAGAGCTTTATACTTTATCGTCGTTCAAATATTGGTGAGTTTTTAAGTAATTATAAGGAAAGTGAAATCGAACAAATACTTCATGATTTTTATACCTATGACAAGACCTCAGAGATAGAAATTTTAAATACGAAAAAGCCAAATATTATTTTTCTAATTCTCGAAAGTTGGACAGCTAAGGTCAGTAACCGAATTACAGGAGAACCCGGAGCTTCTCCCGAATTTGATAGTCTTTCAAAAGAGGGAATCTTATTTACAAATATTTATTCTACATCGACTACATCTGAAGTAGGAAATTCTAGTATTTTCTCAGGTTATCCTGCATTACCAGAAATCTTTATCACCATGCAACCGGCTAAACATCGTAAACTCACTGCCCTAAATCAAACATTAAAACCATTGGGATATACGGCGGGATTTTACTTTAGTGGAGATTTAAAATATGGAAATATTGGCAGCTATTTTAATGACCATGGGTTTGAACGCATTCACGACGAATCTGATTTCCCTACAGGATATAGAAAGGGAAAACTCAATTATTATGATGAAGATTTATTCAAGTTATTCTTACACGAAATCAATCAACAAAAGGAACCATTTTTAGAATGTGCTTTTACGGGAAGTACTCATTCTCCCTATGACTGCCCTGCTCCACGAAAAGCAAAATGGAAAGGGAAAGAGGCAGACTTTATGAATTCTGTTTTATATGCCGATGAATGTATATCTGATTTTATAAAGAATGCCAGTAAAGAACCGTGGTATCAAAATACGTTATTCGTTATTGTAGCTGATCATGGGCATGCCTCTCCGTATGAGACCAACCCAAATAGTTCTGAATTCTACCATATCCCTCTCCTTTTTTATGGACCTGCTTTGAAAGATGAAGTTAAAGGCTTAGTTATTGACAAGATAGGTTCACAATCGGATATCGCTCAAACGCTGCTACAACAACTAAATATTCAAACAGATGATTATCCTTGGAGCAAAAATCTTTTAAGTGCAGAAACACCTCCTTATGCTTTGCATGCCACTACTAGAGGGTTTGGTTGGGTATCTCCTCGGGGTAAATTTACCTTCCATCTTGATTATCAGAAATATTTAACCAATACTTTTGAATCAGAAGAAGCTTTGAGTGAGGAACGCAAAAGATGTGATGCGCTCATGCAATTACTCTATAAACAATACCTAGACTTATAA
- the accD gene encoding acetyl-CoA carboxylase, carboxyltransferase subunit beta, which translates to MDWFKRKNEGIQTSTKDKKETPEGLWYKCPKCQTVIPSDDHAAHLYTCERCSYHEKIGSEEYFQILFDDGKYKELDKNLTSGDPLNFSDTKKYVDRIKDTQAKTGLKDAIRTAHGTIDGQEFVIAAMDFKFIGGSLGSVVGEKIARAIDKAIKLKAPFMIISKSGGARMMEAGLSLMQMAKVSAKLNQLSEAKLPYISFLTDPTTGGVTASFAMLGDINIAEPDALIAFAGPRVVKETIGHDLPMGFQRSEFVLEHGFLDYIVERQNLREELSKSVRLFMN; encoded by the coding sequence ATCGATTGGTTTAAAAGAAAAAATGAGGGAATTCAAACTTCCACAAAAGATAAGAAAGAAACTCCAGAAGGACTTTGGTATAAATGCCCGAAATGTCAGACAGTGATTCCTTCTGATGATCATGCAGCTCATCTCTATACATGTGAACGTTGTAGTTATCATGAGAAAATTGGTTCTGAGGAATATTTCCAAATTTTATTTGATGATGGGAAATATAAAGAATTAGATAAGAATCTAACTTCAGGTGATCCTTTAAATTTTTCAGATACGAAGAAATATGTTGACCGAATCAAAGATACTCAAGCAAAAACAGGATTGAAAGATGCAATCCGCACTGCACACGGAACTATCGATGGGCAAGAGTTTGTAATTGCTGCCATGGATTTCAAATTTATTGGAGGTTCTTTAGGCTCTGTGGTAGGTGAGAAGATTGCTCGTGCTATTGATAAAGCAATTAAATTAAAGGCACCTTTTATGATTATTTCTAAGTCAGGAGGCGCTAGAATGATGGAAGCTGGACTTTCATTAATGCAAATGGCAAAGGTGAGTGCTAAGCTAAATCAATTATCAGAAGCAAAACTACCATATATTTCATTTTTGACTGATCCAACAACGGGAGGTGTAACTGCTTCTTTTGCTATGCTTGGAGATATTAATATTGCAGAGCCGGATGCGTTAATTGCTTTTGCAGGGCCACGTGTTGTGAAAGAAACCATTGGACATGATTTACCTATGGGATTCCAACGTTCTGAATTCGTACTAGAACATGGCTTCCTTGATTATATCGTAGAAAGACAAAATTTGAGAGAGGAATTATCTAAATCCGTTCGTTTATTTATGAACTAA
- a CDS encoding DinB family protein — translation MKINIPSNEYPEYFKHYLELVDSDLQEELESQLENYVQFVRNIPKDKELFSYAPGKWTVKEIIGHNTDTERVKLNCAFRIARNDKSPIPGFDEDAYVLATNFNDRTMDDLIEEFILVRKGAIALFKSLRDEDLKQMGIASNKPISSRALFAFLVGHVRHHEIFLKEHYLK, via the coding sequence ATGAAAATCAATATTCCATCCAATGAGTATCCCGAATATTTCAAACACTATTTGGAATTAGTAGATAGCGATTTACAAGAAGAATTAGAATCGCAATTAGAAAACTATGTTCAATTTGTTAGAAACATCCCAAAAGACAAAGAATTATTCAGCTACGCACCTGGAAAGTGGACAGTGAAAGAAATTATTGGACACAATACTGACACCGAACGTGTCAAGTTAAACTGTGCTTTCCGTATTGCACGCAACGACAAATCTCCTATCCCTGGCTTTGATGAAGACGCTTATGTGCTTGCTACTAATTTCAACGATCGTACAATGGATGACCTTATTGAAGAATTTATTTTGGTAAGAAAAGGAGCCATCGCTCTTTTTAAATCTTTACGGGATGAAGATTTAAAACAAATGGGAATCGCTTCAAATAAGCCTATAAGTTCACGCGCATTGTTTGCCTTTTTAGTAGGACATGTAAGGCATCATGAGATTTTCCTAAAGGAACATTACTTGAAATAA
- the trpS gene encoding tryptophan--tRNA ligase, with protein MSRVLTGIQSTGVPHLGNLLGAIIPAIDMANKGENESFLFIADLHSLTAIKDGVLLRENTYAVASAWLAFGLNPDKTVFYRQSDVPEVTELAWYLMCYFQYNRLMLAHSFKDKADRMQDVNAGLFTYPMLMAADILMYDAEKVPVGKDQLQHLEMTRDVAQKINSHIGKDLFVLPEAVIQQEVQIIPGTDGEKMSKSRNNFIDIFLPEKELRKQVMKIETDSTPMEDPKDPEKCNVFTIYKLIANTTQIEELAQKYRAGNFGYGHAKQALFELIMEKYKVQRERFNYFITHKEEVDDILGKGAEKAKQIAYQTLFRVRRELGY; from the coding sequence ATGAGTAGAGTTTTAACAGGAATTCAAAGTACAGGTGTTCCGCATTTAGGAAATTTATTAGGAGCCATCATTCCCGCTATTGATATGGCAAATAAAGGAGAGAATGAATCTTTCCTGTTTATTGCTGATTTACATTCATTGACTGCTATTAAAGACGGTGTATTATTGCGTGAAAACACGTATGCAGTAGCTTCTGCTTGGCTGGCTTTTGGTTTGAACCCTGATAAAACGGTTTTTTATAGACAAAGTGATGTGCCCGAGGTAACAGAGTTAGCCTGGTATTTAATGTGTTATTTTCAATATAATCGATTGATGCTAGCTCATTCTTTTAAGGATAAAGCAGATAGAATGCAAGATGTGAATGCTGGACTTTTTACCTATCCGATGTTAATGGCTGCTGATATTTTAATGTATGATGCTGAAAAAGTTCCTGTAGGGAAGGATCAATTGCAACATCTTGAGATGACACGGGATGTAGCTCAAAAAATTAACTCACATATAGGTAAAGACTTATTTGTTCTTCCAGAAGCCGTTATTCAACAAGAAGTGCAGATTATTCCTGGGACAGATGGTGAAAAGATGAGTAAATCACGGAATAATTTTATAGACATCTTCTTACCTGAAAAAGAATTGAGAAAACAAGTAATGAAGATTGAGACGGATAGCACTCCCATGGAAGATCCAAAAGATCCAGAGAAATGTAATGTGTTTACTATTTATAAATTGATTGCAAATACAACTCAAATTGAAGAATTAGCTCAAAAATATAGAGCCGGAAATTTTGGGTATGGACATGCAAAACAAGCTCTGTTTGAGCTGATAATGGAGAAATATAAAGTCCAAAGAGAACGTTTTAATTACTTCATTACACATAAAGAAGAAGTGGATGATATTTTAGGAAAAGGAGCTGAAAAAGCTAAGCAAATAGCCTATCAAACTTTATTTAGAGTTAGACGAGAACTGGGATATTGA
- the gatC gene encoding Asp-tRNA(Asn)/Glu-tRNA(Gln) amidotransferase subunit GatC encodes MEFNDELIDHISQLAKLSFSGEEREEIKENMQRILDFMGKLEKVNTDDIEPLIYLSNEINILRDDEPKTSISHEEILLNAPKKDSDYIRIPKVLDKNS; translated from the coding sequence ATGGAATTTAATGATGAATTAATCGATCATATATCTCAGTTGGCAAAACTTTCATTTTCAGGAGAGGAAAGAGAAGAAATCAAAGAAAATATGCAACGAATTCTTGATTTTATGGGAAAATTAGAAAAAGTAAACACAGACGATATAGAGCCTTTGATTTACCTATCTAATGAAATTAACATTCTGAGAGACGATGAGCCTAAAACATCTATTTCTCATGAAGAAATCTTGCTGAATGCTCCTAAAAAGGATTCAGATTACATCCGAATTCCTAAGGTTCTTGACAAAAATAGTTAA
- the fbaA gene encoding class II fructose-bisphosphate aldolase, protein MTHSIKPGVALGKDVQAIFKYAKENKFALPAVNVVNSCTINAAMETAAKVNGPIIIQFSNGGGVFNAGKFLDNANEKAAIAGTIAGARHVHLLAEMYGATVILHTDHCAKKLLPWLDGLLDASEEEFKRTGKPLFSSHMLDLSEEPLKENIEISKRYLERMSKMGMTLEIELGITGGEEDGVDNTNVDNKLLYTQPEEVAYAYEELLKVSDQFTIAAAFGNVHGVYKPGNVVLSPKILKNSQDYIQNKYNTGSNPVDFVFHGGSGSTLAEIREAIDYGVIKMNLDTDLQYAFNEGVRDYMTKYKDYLGSQIGNPEGEEKPNKKYYDPRKWLRDGELTFVKRLTQSFEDLNNVNTLK, encoded by the coding sequence ATGACTCATTCAATTAAACCGGGTGTTGCTTTAGGAAAAGATGTTCAAGCAATATTCAAATATGCAAAGGAAAATAAATTTGCATTACCTGCTGTAAACGTTGTGAATTCTTGCACTATTAATGCAGCTATGGAAACTGCAGCTAAGGTAAATGGTCCTATCATTATTCAATTCTCCAATGGAGGTGGAGTTTTTAATGCTGGGAAATTTTTAGATAATGCTAATGAGAAGGCTGCTATTGCTGGAACAATTGCTGGGGCTCGTCATGTACATCTATTAGCTGAAATGTATGGAGCAACAGTAATTCTTCATACAGATCACTGTGCTAAAAAATTATTGCCTTGGTTAGACGGTTTATTAGATGCAAGTGAAGAAGAATTTAAACGAACTGGAAAACCTCTTTTTAGTTCACATATGCTTGATTTATCTGAAGAACCTCTTAAAGAGAATATTGAAATAAGCAAACGATATCTTGAAAGAATGAGTAAAATGGGAATGACTCTTGAAATTGAATTAGGTATTACTGGTGGAGAAGAAGATGGAGTTGATAATACGAACGTTGATAATAAATTATTATATACGCAACCAGAAGAAGTTGCTTATGCTTATGAGGAACTATTAAAAGTAAGCGACCAGTTTACGATTGCTGCTGCTTTTGGTAATGTTCACGGGGTATATAAACCTGGGAATGTAGTTCTTTCTCCTAAAATCTTGAAAAATTCACAAGACTATATTCAGAATAAATATAATACTGGTTCCAACCCAGTTGACTTTGTTTTTCATGGAGGATCGGGTTCTACATTAGCTGAAATTCGTGAGGCAATTGATTATGGTGTTATAAAAATGAACTTGGATACAGATCTTCAATATGCATTTAATGAAGGCGTCCGTGACTATATGACTAAATATAAAGACTATTTAGGGTCTCAGATTGGTAACCCAGAGGGAGAAGAAAAGCCTAATAAAAAATATTATGATCCGCGCAAGTGGTTGAGAGATGGAGAGCTCACTTTTGTAAAGAGATTAACTCAGTCTTTTGAAGATTTAAATAATGTGAATACATTGAAATAG
- a CDS encoding TonB-dependent receptor: MRIFFFFSTFLIGCLSFAQTGTVTGKITNKQNAPITHVKVSLKNTDYTSTTNEDGEYQLEGVSYGKYMLIFNHESFAPDSVQINIETHHKKVDHILTIPIITYGELEVIGNQNKRQNDIEAITRIPINPADQIQNTYVLDEMLFTMQDAQQVSDATRNISGISVFATHGGVRQSMSIRGFRGVPLLKNGILISKDTGGRGFASDFEGIESVQVIKGANSLNMGAATSYGNAGGMINLVTKNPRFVNQGKVSMRYASFNSYRPTFDIEGLIGKNNKAAFRIDGAYENARNYQNIKGVGKESFYINPSLAFRPDNKTNIILEMDYYNISQTFDPGTVNLDPQNERNELYELPQDQFLGFIGNNITQKLLTSSLRVKRNLLPKLYIRGTAIYSNYDSRGTSSALSAIDSINHVKVNEFQNTIYKRSIERSKEHSDKNFVAQIDLVGDHIQTGIVTHTFQAGFDFRTYNVEERKFNSMVIDTIDVLERVTNDLPKNLKDFSLLSTTLTTTVSTGISAQEIIDIADRVTIMGGVRLGTSRSSTPTAATTLTGFYLNPYAGLKVRLWKEISLFGNYTNTSDPQNAQFLDENNKPLGAETFQQFETGIKTSWFNKRLRASAVYYRTINNGMNMQAAIRNENTGVIELQNYYFKGGLAVYQGIEVDVIGQIGENWYLAVGFAKMEGVYKESTKFTNGSSVKNIPDYTANAYVNYSFNSKSVLKGLSMGVGFYYIGKMAHNDWTNAQTEYHGIVPGLEPWDQKAYYTLNANLGYDFVYSNNPILRGFNIRLNVNNITNSIGYQSYRLVTVNRITPLNYSVSLSYRF, from the coding sequence ATGCGTATTTTTTTCTTTTTTTCAACATTTCTTATTGGATGTTTGTCTTTTGCTCAAACTGGAACTGTTACAGGTAAAATAACGAATAAACAGAATGCACCAATTACTCATGTAAAGGTATCCCTAAAAAACACAGATTATACTTCTACTACAAACGAAGATGGAGAGTATCAATTAGAAGGAGTTTCTTATGGGAAATATATGCTAATTTTTAATCATGAGTCATTTGCACCTGACTCTGTACAAATTAATATTGAAACGCATCATAAGAAGGTAGACCATATTTTAACTATTCCTATTATAACTTATGGAGAGTTGGAAGTTATAGGAAATCAAAATAAACGTCAAAACGATATAGAAGCGATTACCAGAATTCCTATAAATCCAGCGGATCAAATTCAAAATACTTATGTGCTTGATGAGATGTTATTCACAATGCAAGATGCACAACAGGTGTCAGATGCCACACGTAATATCTCTGGTATTTCAGTTTTTGCAACTCATGGTGGTGTTAGACAGTCCATGTCTATTCGAGGTTTTAGAGGGGTACCACTCTTAAAAAATGGGATACTCATTTCTAAAGATACGGGAGGTCGTGGATTTGCCTCTGATTTTGAAGGGATAGAATCAGTACAGGTCATAAAAGGAGCAAATTCTCTAAACATGGGGGCTGCTACTAGTTACGGAAATGCAGGTGGTATGATTAATCTTGTAACTAAAAATCCACGTTTTGTCAACCAAGGGAAAGTATCCATGAGATATGCCTCTTTTAACTCCTATCGTCCAACTTTTGATATTGAAGGTTTAATTGGGAAAAATAATAAAGCTGCTTTTCGAATAGATGGAGCTTATGAAAACGCTAGGAATTATCAAAACATAAAAGGAGTAGGGAAGGAGAGTTTTTATATCAACCCTTCTTTAGCTTTTAGACCTGATAATAAAACAAATATTATCTTAGAAATGGATTATTATAATATATCTCAGACCTTTGATCCTGGTACTGTGAATCTCGACCCTCAAAATGAACGAAATGAACTGTACGAGCTACCACAAGATCAATTTTTAGGCTTTATAGGCAATAATATTACGCAAAAACTATTGACCTCTTCACTTCGTGTGAAACGTAATTTGCTGCCTAAACTATATATTCGTGGAACAGCTATTTACTCAAATTATGATTCTCGAGGAACATCTTCTGCTTTATCAGCAATAGATTCAATTAATCATGTAAAGGTAAATGAATTTCAAAATACGATTTATAAACGTTCAATTGAAAGATCTAAAGAACATTCTGATAAAAATTTTGTAGCTCAGATTGATTTAGTAGGAGACCATATTCAAACGGGAATTGTAACACACACATTTCAAGCTGGTTTTGATTTTAGAACTTATAATGTAGAAGAGCGAAAGTTTAACTCCATGGTGATTGATACTATAGATGTGTTGGAGAGAGTAACTAATGATTTGCCTAAAAATTTGAAAGATTTTTCATTACTAAGCACAACGCTTACTACTACCGTCAGTACGGGTATTTCCGCACAAGAGATTATTGATATTGCTGATAGAGTTACTATAATGGGTGGTGTAAGATTAGGTACAAGTAGAAGTTCAACACCAACGGCAGCAACTACCTTAACGGGCTTTTATTTGAATCCCTATGCTGGCTTAAAAGTGAGATTATGGAAAGAGATTAGCCTCTTCGGAAATTATACAAATACGTCAGATCCTCAAAATGCTCAGTTCTTAGATGAAAATAATAAACCTCTTGGGGCAGAAACTTTTCAGCAGTTTGAAACAGGAATTAAAACTTCATGGTTTAACAAACGCCTCCGAGCTAGTGCTGTTTATTATAGAACTATTAATAATGGGATGAATATGCAGGCTGCCATTCGTAATGAAAATACCGGTGTTATTGAGCTACAGAATTATTATTTTAAAGGTGGATTAGCTGTTTACCAAGGAATAGAGGTGGATGTCATCGGACAGATTGGAGAAAACTGGTATTTAGCAGTAGGTTTTGCAAAGATGGAAGGTGTATATAAAGAATCTACTAAGTTTACAAATGGATCTTCTGTTAAGAATATACCAGATTATACGGCTAATGCGTATGTGAATTATTCATTCAATTCAAAATCTGTATTAAAAGGTTTGTCCATGGGGGTAGGTTTCTATTATATAGGGAAAATGGCACATAATGATTGGACGAACGCTCAAACTGAGTATCATGGTATTGTACCAGGTCTAGAACCTTGGGATCAGAAAGCGTATTACACTCTAAATGCTAACTTAGGTTATGATTTTGTTTATTCAAATAACCCAATATTGAGAGGGTTTAATATACGTTTAAATGTGAATAATATTACAAATAGCATTGGCTATCAATCATATCGACTGGTTACAGTAAACAGGATAACACCATTGAATTATTCTGTAAGTCTATCTTACCGATTCTAA